Proteins encoded within one genomic window of uncultured Draconibacterium sp.:
- a CDS encoding alpha/beta hydrolase — protein sequence MNHLRTHIVSEFEKSKRTILVVILLFITVQLSYSQTNYIAGSPKLAFWKIGNSNEMIIILHGGPAVEHSYLRPEWDTLSSISTICYYDQRGCGKSDTAQSYTWIDHVQDLKRIKETISENGKIILAGSSWGSELALLYSIYFPEDVKALVLSGFCRWNGENPQKIDFNDYINDSLYTFIRKKSKSEYEDSVRISKHVPYQEFFKLNEHIDNPEKELELRMSTNFDINRATANSLKSAPDISFLGKIDIPILAFGKNTVCTYQDWSDVIEDLNSNVNRYIINDSCHDPWFTHPSEFFQECFKFVDNLNDN from the coding sequence ATGAATCATTTGAGAACTCACATAGTTTCTGAATTTGAGAAATCAAAAAGAACCATTTTAGTGGTTATTCTTTTATTCATAACAGTACAATTAAGCTATTCTCAAACTAATTATATTGCTGGTTCACCAAAACTTGCCTTCTGGAAAATTGGGAATTCCAATGAAATGATAATCATTCTGCATGGAGGCCCAGCGGTTGAACATTCTTATTTAAGACCAGAATGGGATACTTTATCTTCAATATCAACAATATGTTATTATGACCAGCGTGGTTGTGGCAAAAGCGATACAGCCCAAAGTTATACATGGATTGACCATGTTCAAGACCTTAAAAGAATAAAAGAAACAATATCGGAAAATGGTAAAATTATTTTAGCTGGTTCCTCATGGGGTTCAGAACTTGCATTATTATATTCAATTTATTTCCCAGAAGATGTTAAGGCACTTGTTTTATCTGGCTTTTGCAGATGGAATGGAGAAAATCCCCAAAAAATTGATTTCAATGATTATATTAACGATTCATTATATACTTTCATCAGGAAAAAAAGTAAATCAGAATACGAAGATTCAGTCCGAATATCGAAACATGTACCTTATCAGGAATTTTTCAAACTGAATGAACATATTGACAATCCAGAAAAAGAATTAGAATTAAGAATGTCAACTAATTTTGATATAAATAGAGCTACAGCTAATAGCTTAAAATCAGCTCCAGATATTAGTTTTCTTGGAAAAATAGATATTCCAATTTTGGCTTTTGGGAAAAATACAGTTTGCACTTATCAAGACTGGTCTGATGTTATTGAGGACTTAAATAGCAATGTAAATAGATATATCATCAATGATTCATGTCATGATCCATGGTTCACACATCCATCTGAGTTTTTTCAAGAATGTTTCAAATTTGTAGATAACTTAAATGATAATTAA
- a CDS encoding YciI family protein, with the protein MFIINLTYKTELEKIDQFLEEHIEYLNEQYKLGHFLASGRKIPRTGGIILSNVESKTELEKIIGKDPFKQNELADYELTEFVPSKTCDELKFLIK; encoded by the coding sequence ATGTTCATAATTAATTTGACTTATAAAACAGAATTAGAAAAAATCGACCAATTTCTGGAAGAACATATTGAATACCTGAATGAACAATATAAGTTAGGACATTTTCTTGCTTCAGGACGAAAAATTCCAAGAACAGGTGGTATAATATTATCAAATGTAGAATCAAAAACTGAATTGGAAAAAATTATAGGAAAAGACCCTTTCAAGCAGAATGAATTAGCGGATTATGAATTAACAGAATTTGTGCCGAGCAAAACTTGTGACGAATTAAAATTCTTGATAAAATAA
- a CDS encoding MepB family protein translates to MLVALLLTYTLCVMLENRALKKRILEMNSNLNQIKTEIYDKCSLRISDFETELESEEYDACRFKLNGRNILSRSAKITPKKVGQFVTFWKRNGSGIIEPFDESDQIDLYIVNVRNENKLGQFIFPKSALIEKGVIGTEKKEGKRGFRVYPKWDITKNKQAEGTQKWQLDYFYEINNSTDLKRVTELYKLK, encoded by the coding sequence ATGTTAGTTGCACTGTTACTAACATATACGTTATGTGTAATGCTGGAAAACCGTGCATTAAAAAAGAGAATATTAGAAATGAATAGTAATTTGAATCAAATCAAAACAGAAATTTACGACAAATGTTCTCTTCGGATTTCAGACTTTGAAACTGAATTAGAAAGTGAAGAATATGACGCCTGTCGATTTAAACTTAATGGACGTAATATTTTAAGTAGGAGCGCCAAAATAACGCCAAAAAAAGTAGGTCAATTTGTAACGTTTTGGAAGCGAAATGGAAGTGGGATAATTGAGCCATTTGATGAATCCGACCAGATTGATTTATATATTGTTAACGTTCGGAACGAAAATAAGCTTGGACAGTTTATTTTCCCAAAATCTGCGCTGATAGAGAAAGGAGTTATCGGAACAGAAAAGAAAGAAGGGAAAAGAGGGTTTCGAGTTTATCCTAAATGGGACATCACGAAAAACAAACAAGCTGAAGGAACTCAAAAATGGCAATTGGATTATTTTTATGAAATAAACAATTCAACGGACTTAAAAAGAGTAACAGAATTGTATAAACTAAAATAG
- a CDS encoding glycosyltransferase family protein, whose translation MKILYAIQGTGNGHLARATEIVPYLQEIGETDILVSGIQGDISLPYEVKYRCYGFSFIFGRKGGVDIWRTIVKTRLFRLIKDIWKIPVNDYHLVINDFEPVTAWACKLRNKQCVGLSHQNAVLHPHAPRPAKKDVLGKLILKHYAPATIRYGFHFKQLDEQNFTPVIRSPIRKAKAGNKGHYTVYLPAFSDAEIEKMLSPYKAVRWEVFSKHCYEGYSRGLIQFNPVSLEGFNRSFISCSGILCTAGFETPAEALFMGKKLCVIPMKNQYEQACNAAMLAEMGIPVISKISVFQEVLTDWLQQEEAIQIPYPDSTREILFELIGTYKTSRKPGNRIFLQCLQPFT comes from the coding sequence GTGAAAATTCTTTATGCCATCCAGGGAACCGGTAACGGGCATCTGGCACGCGCCACCGAAATTGTTCCTTATTTACAGGAGATAGGAGAGACTGATATATTGGTTAGCGGTATTCAGGGCGATATTAGTTTGCCATACGAAGTAAAATATAGGTGCTATGGCTTTAGTTTTATTTTTGGTCGTAAAGGCGGTGTTGATATTTGGAGAACCATTGTAAAAACACGGCTTTTTCGCCTGATAAAAGACATTTGGAAAATACCTGTTAACGATTACCATTTGGTAATTAACGATTTTGAACCGGTAACTGCCTGGGCATGTAAGCTCAGGAATAAGCAATGCGTTGGTTTAAGCCATCAAAATGCTGTTTTGCACCCGCATGCACCCCGTCCGGCAAAAAAGGATGTGTTGGGTAAACTTATTTTAAAACATTATGCGCCGGCAACCATTCGCTATGGTTTTCATTTTAAACAACTCGACGAGCAGAATTTTACACCTGTAATCCGTTCTCCCATTCGTAAGGCAAAGGCTGGCAACAAAGGGCATTATACGGTTTATTTGCCTGCCTTTAGCGATGCGGAGATTGAAAAGATGCTCAGCCCTTACAAAGCTGTTCGGTGGGAGGTTTTTTCAAAACACTGCTACGAGGGCTATTCCAGAGGATTGATTCAATTTAATCCTGTTTCGCTCGAAGGGTTTAACCGGTCGTTTATCTCCTGCTCCGGAATTTTGTGCACGGCTGGTTTTGAAACACCTGCCGAAGCGCTGTTTATGGGTAAAAAGCTGTGCGTAATTCCCATGAAAAATCAATATGAACAAGCTTGCAATGCAGCTATGCTGGCCGAAATGGGGATTCCCGTTATTTCAAAAATCAGTGTTTTTCAGGAGGTTTTAACTGACTGGTTACAACAGGAAGAAGCGATACAAATTCCATATCCCGACAGCACACGCGAAATTTTATTCGAATTGATCGGGACGTATAAAACGTCGCGAAAACCAGGAAATAGAATTTTTTTACAGTGCCTACAACCATTTACATAA
- a CDS encoding UDP-2,3-diacylglucosamine diphosphatase — protein MEIREIEVAVISDLHLATHACKPKKILKYLKSIRTSVLVLNGDIIDSWRFSRNYFPKSHLKVIRQIIKMMEKGTRVIYVTGNHDEFLRKFSGAKMGLLEIANQFIFEHNGKRTWIFHGDIFDKVIHKSKRLAKFGAALYGLLTIFNKLINWLLIPFGKREMIIYKIIKKNFVREKRMPSKFEKQLAESASAQGYHTVICGHTHIPKTKMLNSDEMSIQYINCGDWVEHLTAAEYYNSEWHLYTYNGTEEETPVDEADIPAEQSIYQTLVKELTFSNLIQVRQ, from the coding sequence ATGGAAATCAGAGAAATTGAAGTTGCCGTAATTTCCGATTTACACCTCGCTACACACGCCTGCAAACCTAAAAAAATATTAAAGTATTTAAAATCCATACGTACTTCTGTTTTGGTACTAAATGGAGATATCATCGATTCGTGGCGTTTTAGCCGTAATTATTTCCCAAAAAGTCATTTGAAAGTGATCAGGCAGATTATAAAGATGATGGAAAAGGGAACACGGGTGATCTATGTTACCGGTAATCATGATGAGTTTTTACGCAAATTCAGTGGAGCCAAAATGGGCTTGCTCGAAATTGCCAATCAATTCATTTTTGAGCACAATGGCAAACGTACCTGGATTTTTCACGGAGATATTTTTGATAAAGTTATCCATAAATCGAAACGACTGGCCAAATTCGGAGCAGCACTTTACGGACTGCTTACCATTTTTAATAAGTTGATTAACTGGCTGCTGATTCCCTTTGGGAAAAGAGAAATGATTATATACAAAATTATAAAAAAGAACTTTGTTCGCGAGAAAAGAATGCCTTCGAAATTCGAAAAACAACTGGCCGAATCGGCTTCCGCTCAAGGTTATCACACGGTAATTTGTGGACATACACATATTCCGAAAACAAAAATGCTTAACAGCGATGAGATGTCGATTCAGTACATCAATTGTGGCGATTGGGTGGAACATTTAACCGCTGCCGAATATTACAACAGCGAATGGCATTTGTATACTTACAACGGAACGGAAGAAGAAACACCGGTTGATGAGGCAGATATTCCGGCTGAACAATCGATTTACCAGACACTGGTTAAAGAGCTCACATTCTCGAATTTAATACAAGTCCGTCAGTGA
- a CDS encoding DUF2062 domain-containing protein translates to MRTKRRNISFTDLVKHPASTSLSQSKRALSLTFGFYLGLFPVLGTTTILCLAASLTFRLNTFLVMGMNILLAPIQPLLMVPFIKFGQLLFFGQSQPDVEITLNSFFTTGVWDTYYTFLEYVAGGILLWAFLSFFTGFFVYRLFYKIQQFAVKQ, encoded by the coding sequence ATGAGGACAAAAAGGAGGAATATTTCCTTTACAGATTTGGTGAAACATCCGGCATCAACTTCTCTGTCGCAAAGTAAAAGAGCACTCTCGCTGACTTTTGGTTTTTACCTGGGGCTTTTCCCCGTTTTAGGAACTACAACTATTCTCTGTTTGGCTGCAAGCCTTACTTTCAGGCTAAATACATTTTTAGTAATGGGGATGAATATATTACTGGCACCTATCCAGCCATTATTAATGGTTCCATTTATAAAATTCGGGCAGTTGTTGTTCTTTGGGCAAAGCCAACCGGATGTGGAAATAACCTTGAATAGTTTCTTTACAACCGGGGTTTGGGATACGTATTACACTTTTTTAGAATATGTTGCAGGAGGAATATTACTTTGGGCTTTTCTGAGTTTTTTTACCGGCTTTTTTGTGTATCGCCTGTTCTATAAAATACAGCAATTTGCGGTAAAACAGTGA
- a CDS encoding phytase has protein sequence MNCTCNRIFLASVLLAVLVVSIVGCEVNRPSEGSRKAGEHITNTVTAVAETDPVPQGKNEDSADDPAIWVDTTNVMNSFIIGTDKKGGLATYDLDGKQLYYYPDGNMNNCDLRYGFQLGDQQVDVLAASNRSTHSLSLYVVKKGGVLEAADARVITSEMQDDVYGLGMYRSAKTGNYFVFLNSKAGEVEQWQLVASGDKIDAKLVRSWSLGTQTEGVAADDENGVVYIGEEVAGIFKFDAEPDGSTAGKLIAMSTEENPDMHYDIEGLAIYATDSINGYLVASSQGSYSYAVFERQGDNKYLGSFRIVDGAIDGVEETDGIDITNVPLGAKFPKGMLVVQDGYNYNGEELVSQDFKYISWEAIEKYFIKQ, from the coding sequence ATGAATTGTACTTGTAATCGTATTTTTTTGGCGAGTGTTTTACTGGCAGTTTTGGTGGTAAGCATTGTTGGGTGCGAAGTCAACCGGCCAAGCGAGGGATCGAGAAAAGCCGGTGAGCACATTACAAACACCGTAACTGCCGTAGCCGAAACCGATCCTGTACCACAGGGTAAAAATGAAGATTCGGCTGACGATCCGGCCATTTGGGTGGATACTACAAATGTGATGAACTCGTTTATTATCGGTACCGATAAAAAGGGCGGACTGGCTACCTATGATCTTGATGGAAAGCAACTTTATTACTATCCCGATGGCAATATGAATAACTGCGATTTGCGTTATGGTTTTCAGTTGGGCGATCAGCAAGTTGATGTGTTGGCAGCAAGTAATCGGTCTACACATTCTCTTTCGTTATATGTTGTAAAAAAAGGCGGTGTGCTCGAGGCGGCTGATGCACGGGTAATTACTTCTGAAATGCAGGATGATGTTTACGGTTTGGGCATGTACCGAAGTGCAAAAACCGGTAACTATTTTGTATTTCTGAACAGCAAAGCCGGCGAAGTTGAACAGTGGCAGTTAGTTGCCAGTGGCGATAAAATTGATGCCAAACTGGTACGTTCGTGGAGTTTGGGAACGCAAACCGAAGGTGTGGCTGCCGACGATGAAAACGGAGTGGTTTACATTGGCGAAGAAGTGGCCGGAATTTTCAAGTTCGATGCTGAACCCGATGGCTCGACTGCAGGAAAACTCATAGCAATGAGTACCGAGGAAAACCCAGATATGCACTACGATATTGAAGGACTGGCAATTTATGCTACCGACAGTATAAATGGTTACCTGGTTGCCTCGTCGCAGGGAAGCTACAGTTATGCGGTTTTCGAGCGTCAGGGCGATAATAAGTACCTCGGCAGTTTCCGTATTGTTGATGGTGCTATTGATGGAGTAGAAGAAACCGATGGAATTGACATTACAAACGTTCCGCTGGGTGCAAAATTCCCGAAAGGCATGTTGGTAGTTCAGGACGGTTATAACTACAATGGCGAAGAATTAGTAAGCCAAGATTTTAAATACATCTCGTGGGAAGCCATTGAAAAATATTTCATAAAACAATAA